TCGTGGGACATCTTCTGTCGTGTCATCGACAACCACGGCGACCTGGGCGTGTGCTGGCGCCTGGCGGTCGACCTGGCGCAGCGTGGCCAGCGTGTGCGCCTGTGGATCGACGACGCCAGCGCGCTGGCCTGGATGGCCCCGACCGGCGCGAACGGCGTGAGCGTGCGGCCCTGGGCCGAGCCGTCGGTCGACGACGTGCCGGGCGATGCGGTGATCGAGGCTTTCGGCTGCGATCCGCCGGCCGGCTTTGTCGAACGCATGGCGCAGCGCGGCGTCGCGCCGCTGTGGATCAACCTCGAATACCTCAGCGCCGAAGCCTACGTGGCGCGCTCGCACCGCCTGCAGTCGCCGCAGTGGAGCGGGCCGGGCCGCGGTCTGACGAAATGGTTCTTCTATCCCGGCTTCACGCCCGACACCGGCGGCCTGTTGCGCGAGCCGGGCCTGATCGAGCGGCGACGGCTGCATCAGGCGGCGGCCGGAGATGGCGCCGAGGCGCTGGTCATCACGCTGTTCTGCTACGCCAACGCCGCCCTGCCCTCGCTGCTGGATGCGCTGGTCGATCTGCCCGACACGGCGCAGCCCGGTGGCGTCCGGCTCAAGGTCACACCGGGCTGGGCGGCCACGCAGGTGGTGCGTTGGCTCGGTTCAACCGAGGCACCCGACGCCGGCACGGTGGTCCGCCGCGGCCGTCTCGACATCGAGTTCCTGCCCTACCTCAGCCAGGCCGGATTCGACGAGTTGCTGTGGCGCAGCGACCTGAACCTGGTGCGCGGCGAAGACTCGCTGGTGCGCGCGCTGTGGGCCGGCCGGCCGATGCTGTGGCAGGTCTATCCGCAAGACGACGGCGCCCATCTGCGCAAGCTCGATGCTTTCCTGCAGCGCTATTTCGGGGTCGCCGACGGGCTTGACATGGCCGCCGTCCGGCTCGATGTTCAACAGGTCTGGCAGGCCTGGAACGGCGCCGAGTCCCCGCCGTCCGTGGCGCAGTGGCACCGGTTGCTGGCTGCCCTGCGCGGCGACTGGTGCAGGGCTTCGGAGGCGGTCTGCGGGCGGTTGTCAGCGCGGCCGGACCTGACGTCGTCACTGCTCGAATTCGCGGCCGACCACACCCCCGAACGGGCGGGTGCCGCCGACCGTCTAGAATAGAGAGCTTTGCGCAAGGTGTCGGCTCCAGCCGCACTGCCTATCCTCGGTGTCGTGACGATGGCACCGTTCAACATGCCAGGGCGCAGCGCAAGCCGCCCGCCCTTCGCCACCGCTACTCGCCCCGTGCAGGGGGCCACAGGAACACTGAGATGAAGATTGCACAGGAAATCCGCGCCGGCAACGTGATCATGCACGGCAAAGACCCGATGGTCGTGCTCAAGACCGAATACAGCCGCGGCGGCCGCAACTCGGCCACCGTGCGCATGAAGCTCAAGAGCCTCTTGAGCAACTCGGGCACCGAAGTCGTCTTCAAGGCCGACGACAAGATGGACCAGATCATCCTCGACAAGAAGGAGTGCACCTACTCCTACTTCGCCGACCCGATGTACGCGTTCATGGACGCCGACTTCAACCAGTTCGAAGTCGAAGCCGAGAACATGGGCGACGCCATCAGCTACCTCGAAGACGGCATGGCCGTCGAAGTGGTGTTCTACGACGGCAAGGCGATCTCGGTCGAACTGCCGACGTCGCTGGTGCGCGAAGTGACCTGGACCGAGCCGGCCGTCAAGGGCGACACCTCGGGCAAGGTGCTCAAGCCGGCCAAGCTGGCCACCGGTTTCGACATCCAGGTGCCGATCTTCGTGGCGCAAGGCGACAAGATCGAAATCGACACCCGCACGCACGAGTACCGCAAGCGCGTCTGACGCGAGACGGCGGCAGGTCGGGGTTTCTCCCGCCGCCGACATGAACCAGGGGCGCCCCGCGAGGCGCCCTTTTTCATGCCCGCATCACGGCTTGCGTCATGGTTCGCGGAAGCCGATCTCCAGGGGTACGAGCTGTTCCTCGGCGCCGTCGACGGTGCAGTTCATGCGCCTGACCGCCCGCTGGACCGCCCGGTAGTACTCGCGCGGCCCCGATTGCGGCGTCACGTCCAGGATCTGATTGCCGCGCACGCGGATCACGACCTTGACGTCGCCGGTGATGCCCACGCGGTCCCACTCGCCGGCCAGGGCCGACTTCAGGATGTTCTGGTAGCCCGGGCAGACGATCGCCACCTCGGCGCGCGGTGCGGGCCGGGTGGCCGGTGCTGCGGCGGGCGGCGGCGCAGGGGGGGCTGCCGGGCGGGTCTCGGCGGGCTTTTCGGGCGCACGCTCCTGCGTCACCTGAATCGCCGGCGCCGGGGCCGTCGCCGGCACGACGATTTCGGGCGCCGTGACAACGGGCGCCGGAGCGGGGGCCGGTGCCGCGGGTGTCGGCGGCGGCGGACGGTCGATCACCCGGGGCGGACTGGGCGAAGGGGGTGGCGGTGCGCGCGGTGGTGGAGGTGGCGGCGCCGGATCCGCCGGTCGAGGCTGGTCCACGATCGCCACCTCGATCGGCTTCTTGATCACCTCGATCGCCTTGCGTGCCAGGCCCGACATCAGGCCCCAGATGACGAGCACATGCAGCAAGGCGACCACCGCCAGGCCGATGAAGCGCCGGGAACGGTCTTGCGGTTGGTAGTCGGGACCCATCGGTGCGGCGCCCTCTTTCAGCGCGCGGCCAGCGACTCGTTGCCGAGCACGCCCAGCTTGCGCAAGCCCAGGCGATCGGCCGACACCAGCACCTCGGCCACCGCCTTGTATCTGGTGCGGCGATCCGGGCGCAGGTGGATCTCGGGCTGCGGCGTCTGTTGCGCCGCGGCGGCCATGCGCAACTCAAGGTCGGCTCGGTCGGCCAGCGGCTGGCCGTTCCACGACACGACGTTGCGGGCGTCGATGTCGATGCGGATCACCTCGGGCTTGATCGGCGGCGGCGTGGCCTTGGCCACCGGCAGGTTCAGGTTCACCGCGTGCAACTGAACCGGAATCGTGATGATCAGCATCACCAGCAGCACCAGCATCACGTCGATCAGCGGCGTGGTGTTGATGTCCATGATCGGCGCGTCGTCGTCAGCGCCGTCGGCAAAGTGGATCGCCATGTCGTCGCGTCCTCAGCCCTTGGCGGGCGGCTCGGTGATGAACGAGACCCGGGCGATGCCGGCGCGCTGGCAGGCCTGGATGACGCGGCCGATCGACTCGTAGTCGGCCTCGAGGTCGCCCCGGATGTGCACCTCGGGCTGCGGATCGCGCGTGGCCACCGCCTTGAGTCGCTCGACCAGTGCCGCAGGGTCGCGCACCTCGGTGTCGAACCAGAAGATCGCACCCTTGGCGTCGACCGAGACCACGATGTTCTCGGGCCGGCTCTGGCGCAGTTCGTTGCGCTCCTTGGGCAACTGGACCGGCACCGACAGCGTGACGACTGGAATCGTGATCAGGAAGATGATCAGCAGCACCAGCATCACGTCGACCAGCGGCGTGGTGTTGATGACCGACAGCACCTCGTCGGGCGAGTCGGACGAACCGGTTTGCATGGCCACGGCGGGCGACCTCGGTCAGCGCGCGGCCGCGTTGGCCTGAGCCAGCAGCACCGCGTGCAGGTCGCTGCCGAAGGCGCGTACATCGTCCATCGCGACCTTGTTGCGCCGCACTAGCCAGTTGTAGCCCAGCACCGCCGGCACCGCCACGGCCAGGCCGATGGCCGTCATGATCAGCGCCTCACCCACCGGGCCGGCGACCTTGTCGATCGAGGCCTGCCCGGCCACGCCGATGGCGGTGAGCGCGTGATAGATGCCCCAGACCGTGCCGAACAGACCCACGAACGGCGCCGTGGAACCGACCGTGGCCAGAAACGCCAGCCCGCCTTGCAGCCGGCTGTGCACCCGCTCGACGGCGCGCTGGATCGACATCGTCACCCAGGTGTTCAGGTCGATCTGGCCCAGCAGGCCGTCGTGCTTGCGGCTGGCTTCGGCACCGGCCTCGGCGATGAAGCGGAACGGGCTGCCCACGCTCAGCGCATCGGCGCCCTGGCGCACGTCGCCGGCACGCCAGAAACGGTCCTGCGCTTCCTGCGCCTGCCGGCCGACCCGCGCCTGCTCGAGCAGCTTGACGACGATCACGTACCAGCTGCCGGCCGACATCACCGTCATCAGCATCAGCACGATCTTGGCGACGACGTCGCTGCCCGCCCACAGTGCGGCCAGGCCGTAGGGGTTCTCGGTCAGGACGGCCGCAGCGTTGACCGCTTCCTGTGCCGATGCCGTCGAACCCATCGTGACGGCGCTGCAGATGAAGAGGGCGAGCGAACGCGACATGCCGCGGGCGCCAGCTGGTGGAAACAGGGACATCGACACTCCGTGACGGAAACGCAGGACGGAACAGCCCGGATGATGTCGATTCAGGCCCCGGGGAATACCGGGGCAGTCGATCACATCAGAATCGATACGCCGCGCGCAGCGCCAACACCCTTCCGAGCGGATCGGTGAAGCGCGGATCATAGCCAGCCTGGAACAGGCTCAGTTGCAGCGTCTGCGGCGGATCGCGGTCGAACAGATTGCGCAGGCCCGCCGATAACGTCAGGCCACGAATGCCGCTCCACTGCGCCATCAAGTCATGCAGCGCATAACTCGACACGTGATTTTCCGGAGCCTGATCCGCATACCCGGACTTGAAGCGCTGCGCCAACGTGACCGACCAGGCGTCGAGTGACCAGTTCACCGCGAAGGCGTGTTGCCAGCGGAATATCGGTGCGTTGTCGGCATAACGCCCGGCGGCCTCGATATGGCTGCCATTGCGTTCGCGCTGGTACCGATAGCTGTGCACATAGGTGCCGTCAAGGCCGATGCTGATTCGCCCCCATGCCTGTTGAACATCCTGCCAGGCCATCGAGACGTCCAGTCCGCTGGTTTGCAGCGTGCCCAGGTTTTCGGTCGGCAGATCGATATAGGCAATCGGGTCGATCGACGTGTTGAGGCAGGTATCGAGCTGTTCGCGACTGACCGTGGTGCCGCCGCCGGCCTCCAGCTGGCTGCACCGGACATAACGTGCGGCGTATTTGGCCGGATCGTCGAAGACCGCTTGTTCCGGCAGGCCGCCGATCAGGTTCCGGACACGGATGGTCCACAAGTCAAGACCGACCGACAGTGACCTGACGGGTTCGACCAGAATGCCCAATGAAAGATTCTTCGATTTTTCAGGCCGAAGGCTGTCGAGGCTCCTGCCGTCGGCGGCGGGGCCCGCGACCCGGACATTGAACTGCTGTGCACAGACGGCCCCGGCATTGGCGCCGTCGACGGCTTCGCCGCCCGGGCAATACCGCGGATCGTCATAACTGCCGAAGGTGAATCCGAAGGACTGCGGGCGATGGATGTCGTACAGGTTGGGGGCCCGAAAACCGCTGCCGACCGACCCACGAAACAGGATTTCAGGTGTCGCCTGCAGGCGCATGGCCAGTTTCGGGTTGAGTGTGCTGCCGAAATCGCTGTAGTGGTCGAGTCGAGCCGCGACGGTCATTTCCAGCGCGCGCGTCACGGGCCAGCCGATTTCTCCGTAGATGGCATCGACGCGACGCGACCCCGACGCATCGCCGCTCGGATCGAGACCAAGGCTGGGCAGCGAGGCGGTGACATCCAGGGTATCGAACGACGATCGTTCATCTCGATGCTCAAGTCCGATCACGAGCGCCAAGGGGCCTGCATCGAGATGGGCCAATTCGCCGCGCAACTGCAGATCGGCAAAATCGGACCGGCTGCGCCCGATCTGCACCGGGCCGACGATCTGTGCCGCATCGATGGCGGCTTGTCCTTCTGCGGTTTGAGGCCCGAACGGGTTGACCAGACCGTTCCAGACCGCGAGTTGCATCGAGGCGTCGTCGACATACCCCGCCAACACCCGCTCGGTACTTCTGCCTTGCGAGCGACCGACTGCTGAACGGAGATCCCAGTTCTGACCGAGTGCGCCCTTCAGTTCCAGCAGGGCACGGTTGGCGATGCTGGTGTTCTGCCGCTTCCTCTTGCCGGCGGGCACTTCGCGCCAGTCGACCAGCCCGCCGGGCACCATCGGCACACCCTCGGCGCCGCTGCACAGCTCGGGCACGAGTTGGGTGGGTGCCTCGAGCGGGAAAAATGCGCTGCCGGCGCGCATGCAGTGGTACGCGGGGGCGGCGGCGATCAGCGAGGTTTCCTGATTCCGTGCCCAGAGGTACTCGGCGCCCAGCGACCATTCATCGAGCAGTTTCAACTCTGCCCGCAACAGCGCCGTGCGTTGCTCGTTTGCGGGTATGGCATCCAGATCGCTGACGATGTCGTAGCGGCAGGCACTGGCATCGTCGTTCGGCAGCGAGGGGGATTTGTCGCAAGTCGGAAGAGAGGGTTCGAAACCGTCAAGATCCCCCGGAAAGCTCGTGCCGCTGGTCCAGTCGACAGAGTTTCCGCGCAGAACGCCGGTGCTTGCAAATGGACGGTCGCGGGCCGCCAGGCGATTCTGCCGACGGACGTCCAGCGCCCCCTGGACATGAAAACCATCGGCGTCCGGTACGCCGGCGCCGCCCACCAGGGAGAATCGCCGAACGGCACCTCCGCCCTGTTCCGAGCCTTGCGTGTCAACGCTGATCTGGGAATAGCGCTGCTCACGCTTGAGAATCACGTTCACGACCCCGCCGATCGCGTCCGAGCCGTAGATGGCAGACGCGCCGTCACGCAGGATTTCAATCCGATCCACGGCCGCCATCGGCAAGGCATAGAGATCGACCGCGGCGCCATCGAACGGATGGTTGACCAGTCGCCGGCCGTTCAATAACACCAGCGTCTTGTTGGCGCTGGTCGCAAATGGCGCATTCAATCCGCGAAGGTCGACCTCGGCCTTGCCGCCCGTCACCGCCCCGACGGCATTGCCGATCCCCATGTGGCTCTGATTGGCCGTCACCCACGCCAGTGCCTGTTCGATTTGCGTGATGCCTTGGCGCGTCAGGTCATCGATCCGGATGACGGTGACGGGCACGTTCGACTCGGCAGCGATTCGGCGCAAACTGCTTCCGGTGATTTCAACCCGTTCCAGTGAGGGTTGTCCGGCAACTGTGATTGGCCAACAACACAGTCCAAGAACGAGTGGCAGCAGTACGCGTGCGCCTGTCTGGCGGTTTGACATCGAAACTCCCTGATCCGTGTGTCGTCTGTACCCAGCATCTGTGTGCTGGTTGCGATGACAGATTCTCGACGCACGTAACCGAGTGTGTCCAGCGTCTTGCGTTGGAATTTTCAAGAAGAACCGATGTCGTGATGCGAGCAGAAAACAAAAAAGCGACCCGGCTGCTGCCGGATCGCTTTGATGTCTTGGTGGGCCCTGAGTGACTCGAACACTCGACCTACGGATTAAGAGTCCGCTGCTCTACCAACTGAGCTAAGAGCCCCAATACAAACAATACAACTTCTGTCAACCAACAAGAGAAACTTGCAAGACAAGTTTTCTTGCTCTTAATTTTGGTGGGCCCTGAGTGACTCGAACACTCGACCTACGGATTAAGAGTCCGCTGCTCTACCAACTGAGCTAAGAGCCCGAATAAAACTATTATAACACCAGCTTGGTGGGTTGTGCGGGACTCGAACCTGCGACCTACGGATTAAAAGTCCGCTGCTCTACCAACTGAGCTAACAACCCGCGCGATCCGGTCATCAATCCCCGCTACATAAGTCGCCGCCCGACATGCTTGACGCATCAACAGGGCTTGCAATTCATGCCACAGTCACCGGAAACAAACTGTCGTTTGACAATCACATTTCGCGAAGCCTGCAATCATAGCAGGAACTGATTCAATCATTCAAGCCCCCCCTGCGCATCGCACGCCCTGACCCAGGCCATCGCTGCTTCAGCCGCGACCATGCCGAAGGTCGCGGTCACCGTCACCGATGATCCGTAGCCGTGGCAGTTCAGGTTGCCATCGACATCGCAGCCGTTGTCTGGCCGCACCACGGATTCGCGGGAATAGACACATCGCACCCCGATGTCGCCGGTGCGTGGCGCGCCGTCGCGGCGCAGATGCTGGCGCAGGCGCGCCAGCAGCGGATCGTGCGTGACCTTGGCCAGATCGTCGACCTGAACCGCCTGCGGCGATGTCTTCCCACCGGCCGCGCCCACCGAAACCAGCTTGTGGCGTCCGGTCAGCGCCCATTGCGCCAGCAGGAGCTTGGCGCGTCCCTGGTCGCAGGCGTCGACGACCACGTCGACCGGCCCGGGCAACAGCGCCGGCCAGTTGTCGGCCTCGACGAACTCCTCGATGGCGTGCACCCCGCACAGCGGATGGATGTCGGCAATGCGGCGCGCCAGCATCTCGACCTTCGCAGCACCGACCGTGCTGCCCAGTGCCTGAACCTGCCGGTTGATGTTCGACTCGGCGATCTGGTCCAGATCGATCAGCACCAGCTGCGCGACACCACAGCGTGCCAGTGCTTCGGCGCACCACGAGCCGACACCGCCGAGCCCGACGATGGCCACCTTGGCCTGTCTGACCCTGAGATATGCCGGCTCGCCCCACAGTCGGCGCAGTGCGCCGAAGCGGCGTTCGAGATCGGCGTCGACGTCGGGCGTCGGCGTGACGAGGTTCATGCGGCTCGCTCCAGCTGCCAGTTCAGGAAACGCAATCCGGCGACCGCCCCGGCAATGATCGCCGCCACCGCGACCAGGCTGGTCAGCCCGAGCGTGGACAGGCCGCTCAGGCCCTGTCCGATGGTGCAGCCCATGGCGGTCACGCCGCCGATGCCCATCATCGTGGCGCCGATCAGGTGGCGAGCGGTATCGGCGGAGTCGCCGAAACCTTCCCATCGGAAGCTCTTCTGCCGGATGTTGACCAGCCAGGAGCCGGCCACCAGGCCACAAACCGCCACCACGCCGGTGCTCAGCCGGCGGCCCTGATCGGAGTAGAAGATCAGCCACTCGAGACCTTGCGCCACCGGCGTCACGAAACTGAGTGCCTCCATGCGCCGGCTGGCGGTGCCGAGAAAGGCTTCTTCGAGGGTTTCGGGATGCTCGGCCAGATGACCGAAGCGCCCGGACACCCACCAGACCGCCAGCACCACGGCGCCGATGCCGATGCCGCCCAGCAGCAGTCCGGCGTCACGGCCCGGTCGCGCCCACAGTGCCCAGGCCAGCAAGGCGGTGCCGACGACGGTGCCGACAACCAGCGCGACATCGGGCGTCGATCCGCCGTAGCCGGCGGCGATCAGGCTCGGCAAGTCCTGCGAGCCGGGCAGTGACACGGCCCAGCGGTCGACTGTCTCGACACGCCACATCGCGGTCAGCCCGCGCAGCGTCATCCAGGCCGAAAGCCCCATCACGAGCAGCACTACCAGCGCCTTGAGGTTGCCGCCGCCCAGCCGCACCAGGTTCTTGCTGCCGCAACCCGACGCCAGCACCATGCCGAAGCCGAACAGTGCGCCGCCGACCAGGGCCGACGCCCATTGCCAGCGTGAGCCGCCGTACAGCGTCTTGTCGGCGCTGACCCAGCCGGCGGCCACCATCAGGTTGAATCCGATCGTCACGACCCCGGCCGCCAGCGCCCACATGTGCAGCCGGCGCCAGTCGCCGAAGTTGACGACATCGGCGACCGCGCCCATGGTGCAGAAATGGCTGCGCTCGGCGATCGCCCCGTAGAGCAGCGCCAAAAGAAACACGGCCCAGAGTACCTGGGCCGTCAGATTCGATGCCTCGGAGGCTTGCATGCCGATGGATTCCAGGGCGTCAGTCTGTCGGGCCCGCGACCGGGCCGATCGTCACTTGAGCTTGGCCAGGCGTTCACGACCCGCCTGGGCGGCTTCGGACTGCGGGTAGTTCTTGACCAGTTCGTCGAGCGACTTGCGCGCAGCCTTCGGATCCTTGAGTTCGACCTGGCAATTGGCCAGCGCGAGCAGGGCCTCGGCGGCGCGGGGATGGTCCGGCGCGTTGCTCACGAGCGTGCGGAAGGTCTGTGCCGCTTCCTTGACCTCGCCCTTGCCGTACTGGGCATTGCCCAGCCAATACTGCACATGGCCGTTGTAGGGGCTGCTCGGAAAGCGGCGCTGGAAACCCTGCAGCGCTTCGGCCGCCTTGGCGAACTCGCCCTTGCGCAGGATGCCGATGGCGTCGTCGTACGCCTTCTTCTCGCCGGCGTCGACCGTGGCTTCCTGACCGTCGAGGCTGACCTTCTGCGGCTCCATGCGCCGGATCCGCTCGTCCTGCGCGGCGAGCGCGGCCAGCAGGTCCTTCTGCTTGCGCTGCACGTCGGCCAGTTCGCGCAGCAGGTCGCGCGAGGACTGGCTGGCCTGCTCGTCCTGCCCGCGCAGGCGGGCGAGATCGGCGCGCAGCATCTCGATCTGGCTGTTCAGGTCGAGCATGCCGCGCTTGAGGATGTTGACCTGCTCGGTCAGGTCGGCGTTTTCGGTCTTGCGGGCGGTCAGCTGCTGGGCCTGCTGCTGATCCTGAAGCTCGATCCGGTCGATCCGGTTGCGCAGGTCGACGATCGCCTTGCGCGCCTCTTCATCGTCGAACAGGCCGGCGCTGGCCAGCAGCGGCGCCAGCAGCAGGGCCAGGACCGCGGGCCTGGCGGCGCGCAGCAGCTGGGGTCGACGCAGATTGAACGTGTTCATCAGCGATCCTTCAGTTCGGCGCGGCGGTTCTTCGCCCAGGCGGCTTCGTCAGCGCCGGAGGCGGCCGGGCGTTCCTCGCCGTAGCTCACGGCTTCGGTCTGGCTGTCGGGCACGCCGAGCAGGGCCAGCGCACGCACCACCGCCTCGGCGCGACGCTGGCCGAGCGCCAGGTTGTATTCGCGGCCGCCCCGTTCGTCGGTGTGACCCTCGATCAGCATCTGGCGCTTGCGGTCGACGCCCAGGTACTTCGCGTTGGCCTCGATGACCGGCCGGTAGGTGTCCTTGACGACGTAGCTGTCGAAATCGAAATAGACCACGCGCGGCAGACCGGCGTTGCCCATGCCGATGTCGGTGCCCTTGCCGAGGTCGAGCGTCGCCACGCGCGACTCGCTGGTCTGGCCGGTCGAGCTGCCGTTGCTGCTGCTGCTGCCCGACGCCCCCGTCGAGCCTGAGCCGGCTCCGACGCTGCGGTCTTCGACCGGCGCGGCCGGCTCCAGGCGCGTGCTGGTCGAGCAGCCGCCCAGCAGGAGCAGCAGTGCGGTACCGGTGGCCAGCAGGCCGCCGCGGATGTCGTGGTTGATTCTGGACATGTCTCGTGATCCTGCGCCCCGCCGTGATCGGCGAAGCGGTGCGTTGGAATGGATGGCGTTCAGCGGCCGAAAGGCCCCCAGGTCGGCTCGCGCACGTCGGCCTGCGGTGCGCCGAGCCGGGCCTTGATGCTGCCGTCGAGCGTGGTGGTCATCAGCACGTCGCGCCCGCCTGCGCGGGTGGCGTAGATGATCAGGCGGCTGTTGGGCGCAAAGCCGGGGCTTTCATCGTCATTGGTGTCGGTCAGGGTGGTGATGGTTCCGGTGGCCAGCTCCATCAGCGTCAGGCGGAAGGCGCTGCCGTTCAGGCGCGACACATACGCCATGTAGCGCCCGTCCGGGCTCAGCGCCGGGCTGATGTTGTAGTTGCCCGCGAACGTGACGCGCTCGGCATTGCCGCCCCCTGCGGCAACGCGGTAGATCTGCGGGCCGCCGCCGCGGTCGCTGACGAAATAGACGCTCTTGCCGTCCGGCGACCAGGCCGCTTCGGTGTCGATGCCGCTGCTGGTGGTCAGCCGACGCAGGTCGCCGCCGGTGCGGCTCATCGTGTAGAGCTGCGACAGGCCGTCGCGTGTCAGCGTGACGACCAGCTGGTTGCCGTCGGGCGACCAGGCCGGCGCGCTGTTCGAGCCCTTGTAGTTGGCGATCACGCGGCGCTTGCTGGTCAGCACGTCCTGCACGTAGACCACCGCCTTGCGCGCCTCGAACGACACGTAGGCCAGCTCACGCCCGTTGGGCGACCAGGCCGGCGAGATGATCGGCTCGGGCCCGCCGACGGCGGCCTGGGCGTTTTCGCCGTCGGCGTCGGCCACCCACAGCGTGTAGCGGTTGGCGGCCTTGGACACGTAGGCGATGCGGGTCGAGAAGACCCCCCGTTCGCCGGTCAGCTTCTGGTAGACGTCGTCGGCGATGCGGTGCGCGGCCAGACGCAGGTCGTCCTTGGCGACGCTGAGCGCCTGGGCGGCCAGTTCGCTGCCCTTGACCACGTCCCACAGCCGGTAGCGCACGTCGAAACGCGCGTCGGCCAGGCGGGTGACCGAGCCGGCCACCAGGGCGTCGCTGCCGAGGCTGCGCCAGTCCGAAAAGACCGGGCGGCTGGTCTCGTCGTGGGCGACGTTGCCGGGCTCGACGCTCCTGAACAGGCCGCTGCGCTCCAGGTCGGCGCGCACGATCGCCGAGACCGGCTGCGGCGCCTTGTCCTCGTCGCGCAGGCGCAGCACGGCGATCGGCACCTGGGTGGCGCCGACCCCCGAGATCTCGACACGGAACTGCGCCCGGGACGCGGTTGCGTTCAGTCCGCCCAACAAACCCAGGGCAAGGCCGGAAAACTGTCTACGAGAGGTCATCGTCAAGGGATTCGGGTGAATGGGCTGCCGGCAACTCGAGATTGCGGCGCCAGGACCCGGCAATATATCGCAAGGTTACAAGTGGA
This portion of the Leptothrix cholodnii SP-6 genome encodes:
- the ybgF gene encoding tol-pal system protein YbgF, yielding MNTFNLRRPQLLRAARPAVLALLLAPLLASAGLFDDEEARKAIVDLRNRIDRIELQDQQQAQQLTARKTENADLTEQVNILKRGMLDLNSQIEMLRADLARLRGQDEQASQSSRDLLRELADVQRKQKDLLAALAAQDERIRRMEPQKVSLDGQEATVDAGEKKAYDDAIGILRKGEFAKAAEALQGFQRRFPSSPYNGHVQYWLGNAQYGKGEVKEAAQTFRTLVSNAPDHPRAAEALLALANCQVELKDPKAARKSLDELVKNYPQSEAAQAGRERLAKLK
- the pal gene encoding peptidoglycan-associated lipoprotein Pal, which translates into the protein MSRINHDIRGGLLATGTALLLLLGGCSTSTRLEPAAPVEDRSVGAGSGSTGASGSSSSNGSSTGQTSESRVATLDLGKGTDIGMGNAGLPRVVYFDFDSYVVKDTYRPVIEANAKYLGVDRKRQMLIEGHTDERGGREYNLALGQRRAEAVVRALALLGVPDSQTEAVSYGEERPAASGADEAAWAKNRRAELKDR
- the tolB gene encoding Tol-Pal system beta propeller repeat protein TolB — encoded protein: MTSRRQFSGLALGLLGGLNATASRAQFRVEISGVGATQVPIAVLRLRDEDKAPQPVSAIVRADLERSGLFRSVEPGNVAHDETSRPVFSDWRSLGSDALVAGSVTRLADARFDVRYRLWDVVKGSELAAQALSVAKDDLRLAAHRIADDVYQKLTGERGVFSTRIAYVSKAANRYTLWVADADGENAQAAVGGPEPIISPAWSPNGRELAYVSFEARKAVVYVQDVLTSKRRVIANYKGSNSAPAWSPDGNQLVVTLTRDGLSQLYTMSRTGGDLRRLTTSSGIDTEAAWSPDGKSVYFVSDRGGGPQIYRVAAGGGNAERVTFAGNYNISPALSPDGRYMAYVSRLNGSAFRLTLMELATGTITTLTDTNDDESPGFAPNSRLIIYATRAGGRDVLMTTTLDGSIKARLGAPQADVREPTWGPFGR